Proteins encoded together in one Bacteroidia bacterium window:
- a CDS encoding heavy metal-binding domain-containing protein, with protein MKKRILIAAAAASFAYTLPSCSSNGTKENVTVKTDTTVVKKTIPADTNKTRAVSDTTKQAMYECPMKCGNKTFAKPGKCPECGMTLVKVKS; from the coding sequence ATGAAAAAGAGAATATTGATTGCTGCTGCGGCAGCATCTTTTGCATATACGCTGCCAAGTTGCAGTAGTAACGGAACAAAAGAAAATGTTACGGTAAAAACCGACACAACGGTTGTAAAAAAAACAATTCCAGCTGATACCAATAAAACGCGCGCTGTTTCGGATACTACCAAACAAGCCATGTATGAATGTCCGATGAAATGCGGAAATAAAACATTCGCAAAACCCGGGAAATGCCCAGAATGTGGCATGACATTGGTAAAAGTGAAATCCTGA
- a CDS encoding polysaccharide deacetylase family protein yields MYFVQPPYLLRQFYSQLIWRFPFQKNTIFLTFDDGPVPEITPAVLDILKKENVKATFFCVGENVQKYPNLFQQILAENHAVGNHTFNHVNGWKTNSDDYFNNIKKCADIVPSNLFRPPYGKIKKSQCKHIQTDYSIIMWDVLSGDYNPNISPEKCLKNTIQHTRSGSIILFHDSVKAEKNMLYALPRFIEDCKRKNYFFETISPLQKQV; encoded by the coding sequence ATGTATTTCGTACAACCTCCATATCTGTTGCGCCAGTTTTACAGCCAGCTGATATGGAGGTTTCCTTTTCAGAAAAATACAATTTTTTTAACGTTTGACGACGGACCCGTTCCTGAAATAACACCGGCAGTTTTGGATATTCTGAAAAAGGAAAATGTGAAAGCCACATTTTTTTGCGTAGGCGAAAACGTGCAAAAATATCCGAATTTATTTCAACAAATTTTAGCGGAAAATCACGCCGTTGGAAACCATACATTTAATCATGTAAATGGCTGGAAAACCAATAGCGACGATTATTTCAACAATATTAAAAAATGTGCCGATATCGTGCCTTCCAATTTATTTCGTCCGCCTTACGGAAAAATAAAAAAATCGCAATGCAAACACATACAAACCGATTATTCCATTATTATGTGGGATGTTTTGAGCGGCGATTACAATCCAAATATTTCTCCTGAAAAATGTTTGAAAAACACGATTCAGCATACACGTTCAGGCTCTATTATTTTGTTTCACGACAGTGTAAAAGCCGAAAAAAATATGTTGTACGCCTTGCCGCGATTTATTGAAGATTGCAAACGAAAAAATTATTTTTTTGAAACAATTTCTCCGCTTCAAAAGCAGGTTTGA